The following are encoded in a window of Candidatus Woesearchaeota archaeon genomic DNA:
- a CDS encoding ROK family protein, which translates to MGGKNKYFVAIDLGAGSGAKLALFDHAKKIIDYQELIKQEFEPSFESLSDNLASKIKALSKRRTIASIGIATNGILAKDGSYIIAANSDYMNGQNLKEVVQERVCVPCGIMNDADCGGLAEWIIAQTELLYWVLGGGFGGAWLNQNGEVMYPTIDWDKKDESLHFTNEPGYAVPLYKNELRKRFTQHNFDFDELEAKLAELGKEIRGPSKDEKTLRTELLVSGTGLPLIYYSSKDFRAKPDLKREKQKLELSLDGIVIDGRVIYNLACSHDSIALKTFALFGEIFADAAHAILTAAHADGAEDNIPIYLAGGVLASLPFYGPTLKRRLTEMGHFNYVRPSNLVNRGINPNLLGAAVLAERVYRGS; encoded by the coding sequence ATGGGGGGAAAAAACAAATACTTCGTAGCAATTGACTTGGGTGCTGGATCAGGAGCAAAATTAGCTTTATTTGATCATGCAAAAAAAATAATAGATTATCAAGAACTGATTAAGCAAGAATTTGAACCTTCTTTTGAATCATTGTCTGATAACTTAGCTAGTAAGATTAAAGCACTTTCTAAAAGGAGAACTATTGCTTCTATTGGAATTGCAACAAATGGCATATTAGCAAAAGATGGATCATACATCATAGCTGCAAATTCGGATTACATGAATGGACAGAATCTTAAAGAAGTAGTTCAAGAAAGAGTTTGTGTTCCATGTGGTATCATGAATGACGCTGATTGTGGTGGACTAGCTGAATGGATTATCGCTCAAACAGAACTATTATATTGGGTTTTAGGCGGAGGATTTGGTGGTGCATGGTTAAACCAGAATGGAGAAGTAATGTATCCAACAATAGATTGGGATAAAAAAGATGAAAGCTTACATTTTACCAATGAGCCTGGCTATGCAGTTCCACTTTATAAAAATGAATTACGTAAAAGATTTACACAGCATAACTTTGATTTTGATGAACTAGAAGCAAAACTTGCTGAATTAGGTAAAGAAATACGAGGCCCTTCAAAAGATGAAAAAACTCTACGAACAGAATTACTTGTGTCTGGCACTGGATTGCCCCTGATATATTATAGTTCTAAAGATTTTAGAGCAAAACCAGATCTCAAAAGAGAAAAACAAAAATTAGAACTATCTTTAGATGGAATTGTTATTGATGGAAGGGTTATCTATAATTTAGCATGTTCCCATGATTCAATAGCATTAAAGACATTTGCTCTGTTTGGAGAGATTTTTGCCGATGCTGCCCATGCAATACTTACTGCTGCTCACGCTGATGGCGCTGAAGATAACATCCCTATTTATTTAGCAGGAGGAGTATTAGCTTCACTTCCATTTTATGGACCAACTCTTAAAAGAAGATTAACAGAGATGGGACATTTTAATTATGTTCGTCCTTCAAACCTTGTAAACAGGGGAATAAATCCAAATCTGCTCGGCGCTGCTGTTTTAGCTGAGAGGGTATATCGTGGATCATAA
- a CDS encoding Gfo/Idh/MocA family oxidoreductase yields MTNDKNDRLEVVIIGAGDRGKDTYGAYASEEGSPIKVVGVVDPETAKLEEMGQRHNIPPERLFKTLDDFLDSTRFCDNAINATPDRFHHDTTISLLRKGYNILLEKPIANNPQDCSAIVDEQKKAGKVLSVAHVLRYAPFFKEIKKIIDRGDLGKLLHINLTEHVGYWHFAHSYVRGNWHKEETSGPVILTKSCHDLDMLCWLIGGKVSSLSSYGALHHFKAENRPEGAAENCLDCKVDCPYDAKAFYLTEQDSSKVIWPPSVISTDKSIEGRQKALREGPYGRCVYTMDNDVCDSQTVMLQFDSGATAQFYLAAHTDQHSREIQLFFSKGRIYGYVNRGRFEVTKFGGGSIDKGNYDRSEYDKITTWEGGSKEDHGGADGVLVKAFADAVRNNNPNANLTTAEMSLQSHMLAFAAEFSRKNNGQRVDMKQYMHQFLKR; encoded by the coding sequence ATGACTAACGATAAGAATGATAGGTTAGAAGTAGTTATAATAGGTGCAGGAGACCGAGGTAAAGATACTTATGGTGCTTATGCAAGTGAAGAAGGATCCCCTATTAAAGTGGTTGGTGTTGTTGACCCTGAAACTGCAAAACTGGAAGAGATGGGACAGAGACACAATATTCCACCAGAACGATTATTCAAAACCTTAGATGATTTTTTAGACTCAACAAGATTCTGCGATAACGCGATAAACGCAACTCCTGATAGATTTCATCATGATACCACAATAAGCTTATTACGGAAAGGTTATAATATATTACTGGAAAAACCAATAGCAAATAATCCACAAGACTGTAGTGCTATTGTTGATGAACAAAAGAAAGCAGGAAAAGTATTATCTGTTGCTCATGTCTTAAGATATGCACCATTTTTTAAAGAGATAAAGAAGATCATTGATAGAGGTGATCTTGGAAAGCTACTTCATATTAATCTTACTGAACATGTTGGATACTGGCATTTTGCCCATAGTTATGTCAGAGGCAACTGGCACAAAGAGGAAACAAGTGGACCTGTTATCTTGACAAAAAGCTGCCATGATTTGGACATGCTCTGCTGGCTGATTGGTGGAAAAGTTTCATCTCTGAGTTCATATGGAGCACTGCATCACTTTAAAGCAGAGAATAGGCCAGAAGGAGCAGCGGAAAACTGTCTTGATTGTAAAGTTGATTGTCCCTATGATGCTAAGGCATTTTATTTAACGGAGCAAGATTCGTCAAAGGTCATTTGGCCTCCTTCTGTTATTTCCACTGATAAAAGCATAGAAGGAAGACAAAAAGCTTTACGAGAAGGGCCATATGGAAGATGTGTTTATACTATGGATAATGATGTATGCGACTCTCAAACAGTTATGTTACAATTTGATTCCGGAGCAACTGCACAATTTTATTTAGCTGCCCACACGGATCAACATTCAAGAGAAATTCAACTTTTTTTCTCCAAGGGAAGAATATACGGATATGTCAACAGGGGACGTTTTGAGGTAACAAAATTCGGTGGAGGAAGTATAGATAAAGGTAACTACGACAGATCAGAGTATGACAAAATAACTACCTGGGAGGGTGGTTCTAAGGAAGATCATGGCGGAGCAGATGGAGTATTGGTAAAGGCTTTTGCAGATGCAGTCAGAAATAATAATCCAAATGCAAATCTAACAACAGCTGAAATGTCATTGCAAAGCCATATGCTTGCCTTTGCTGCTGAATTCTCACGCAAAAATAATGGTCAAAGAGTTGATATGAAACAATATATGCATCAATTTCTAAAACGTTGA
- a CDS encoding PIG-L family deacetylase has protein sequence MILLQRINDQYEQTETACLDDLVLPPLDLLVTGAHQDDEAFTFFYQLEGIRKGKKVGTVIATDGVGMNVTDSEVSMTKDEIRAMRNSESIKAAKEVGIDFLLLLNCPSSYLKNTTTFHEFKRAMEIVFNKVQPTEILTHSPYDDHSTHLLVAEAVVTAAKATAYKNVRGYPVWGSLLGRELGFEPQEPLYITPKLMQRQVAIFRACYPSQNLANDYPTALKARGTFQRIMLNAHEAARTRGYIEFFVDYTPITSGIFKADFKLYAALLERLYWVDKLREQEGKHRLTREEKIALANSFSL, from the coding sequence ATGATATTACTTCAAAGAATTAATGATCAATATGAACAAACAGAAACTGCTTGTTTAGATGATTTAGTACTACCCCCTTTAGATCTTCTTGTTACTGGTGCACATCAGGATGATGAAGCATTTACCTTTTTTTATCAATTAGAGGGAATTAGGAAAGGTAAAAAAGTTGGTACTGTTATCGCCACAGATGGTGTAGGAATGAATGTTACTGATAGTGAAGTATCAATGACAAAAGATGAGATCAGAGCAATGAGAAATTCTGAATCAATTAAAGCAGCAAAAGAAGTTGGCATTGATTTTCTCCTGCTTTTAAATTGCCCAAGTTCTTATCTTAAAAATACAACAACATTTCATGAATTTAAGCGTGCTATGGAAATAGTTTTTAATAAAGTGCAACCAACAGAGATTCTCACACATTCTCCTTATGATGATCATTCTACACATCTTTTAGTTGCTGAAGCAGTTGTTACTGCAGCAAAGGCAACAGCATATAAAAATGTACGAGGATATCCTGTATGGGGTAGTTTACTTGGTAGAGAATTAGGATTTGAACCGCAAGAGCCATTATACATAACACCAAAGCTTATGCAAAGACAGGTTGCCATTTTCAGAGCTTGTTATCCATCACAAAACCTAGCAAATGACTATCCAACAGCATTAAAAGCGCGAGGCACTTTCCAAAGGATTATGCTTAATGCACATGAAGCAGCGCGAACACGAGGTTATATTGAATTTTTTGTTGATTATACACCTATTACATCAGGTATATTTAAAGCTGATTTTAAACTTTATGCTGCTCTTCTTGAACGATTATATTGGGTAGATAAACTCAGAGAACAAGAAGGAAAGCATAGATTAACTCGTGAAGAAAAAATTGCTTTGGCAAACTCTTTTTCTCTATAA
- a CDS encoding PIN domain-containing protein: MSLILDTSILIELECGNQKIINHVAALKKNDNDRFFITIFTYAEYYFGVMKRNYKHRAECLNKLDQYLLLNTSKMTGILFCKIMYDLQEKGKPIPPFDVMIAALAIESDMELVTLDKDFQQITNLKKVILTV; encoded by the coding sequence ATGAGTCTTATTCTTGATACTAGTATTCTCATTGAACTTGAGTGCGGGAATCAGAAAATTATTAATCATGTAGCTGCCTTGAAAAAAAATGATAACGACCGATTTTTTATTACTATCTTCACCTATGCAGAATATTATTTTGGAGTTATGAAACGGAATTATAAACATAGAGCTGAGTGTCTTAATAAATTAGATCAGTATCTTCTGCTAAACACAAGTAAGATGACCGGTATACTTTTTTGTAAAATTATGTATGATCTTCAAGAAAAAGGAAAGCCTATCCCTCCATTCGATGTTATGATAGCTGCGTTAGCCATAGAATCAGATATGGAATTAGTAACCTTAGATAAAGATTTTCAGCAAATAACAAATCTTAAAAAAGTGATTTTAACAGTATAA
- a CDS encoding nitroreductase family protein — translation MELKSEVKQHRKQEHHVDPLFLNRWSPRAMNGEHITDAELMRLFEAARWAPSSYNNQPWRFVYAQKGTHYWQKFFDLLVEFNQQWCKNAAVLVVVISRKTFEHNGQPSITHSFDTGAAWENLALEGSLMNLVVHGMQGFDYDKAKKVFDLSDDYNVEMMFAVGKPGKKEDLPKEIQEREIPSDRKPLNEIIFEGEFMGK, via the coding sequence ATGGAATTAAAATCTGAAGTTAAACAGCATCGTAAACAAGAGCATCACGTTGATCCTTTATTTCTCAACAGATGGTCACCGCGAGCTATGAATGGGGAACATATTACTGATGCAGAATTAATGAGATTATTCGAAGCTGCAAGATGGGCGCCAAGCTCATATAATAATCAGCCATGGAGATTTGTCTATGCTCAAAAAGGAACTCATTACTGGCAGAAATTTTTTGATTTACTTGTTGAGTTTAACCAACAATGGTGCAAGAACGCTGCAGTGTTAGTTGTTGTTATTTCAAGGAAAACATTTGAGCATAACGGACAACCTTCGATTACTCATTCATTTGATACTGGCGCTGCGTGGGAGAATCTGGCCTTAGAAGGCAGCCTAATGAATTTAGTAGTCCATGGTATGCAGGGATTTGATTATGATAAAGCAAAAAAAGTGTTTGATTTATCTGATGATTACAACGTAGAAATGATGTTTGCTGTTGGCAAGCCAGGCAAAAAAGAAGATTTACCTAAAGAGATACAGGAACGGGAAATACCATCCGACAGAAAACCCTTGAATGAGATCATATTTGAAGGAGAATTTATGGGGAAATAA
- a CDS encoding calcium/sodium antiporter: protein MLEYFLFIIGFVFLVKGADLLVDGSAALAEKFGVSSLVIGLTIVAFGTSAPELIVNVIAALNGASDIALGNIIGSNVVNILIGLGLASIITEIRVKHTLTWREIPFGILSCLVLLVLSNKYLILGKPLFTLHRVDGIIFLLFFSIFLYYLYYSSKLERNKDNSDIKILSNLKMTAYIILGFAGLLYGGELVVKSAVSIAKVLGISEFLISATIIAVGTSLPELVTSIVAMFKKNADLALGTIIGSNIFNVFFILGITALIAPINVPSFVNFDLIMLLITTLLLFIFMFMGEKHRLERWQGICFVLMYIIYIYIIVMRG from the coding sequence ATGCTTGAATATTTCCTTTTTATCATTGGTTTTGTATTTCTCGTCAAAGGAGCTGATCTATTAGTTGATGGATCTGCAGCTTTGGCAGAGAAGTTTGGTGTTTCAAGTTTAGTCATTGGGTTAACAATTGTAGCATTCGGCACCTCTGCGCCTGAACTTATTGTTAATGTTATTGCTGCTCTCAATGGAGCATCTGATATTGCATTAGGAAATATTATTGGAAGTAATGTTGTTAATATTCTTATAGGGTTAGGACTCGCGAGCATAATTACCGAAATCCGTGTAAAACATACGTTAACTTGGAGGGAAATTCCGTTTGGTATATTATCATGTTTAGTTCTTCTCGTGTTATCTAACAAATATCTTATTTTAGGTAAACCACTGTTTACTCTGCATAGAGTAGATGGAATCATCTTTTTACTATTCTTTTCAATATTCCTCTATTATTTGTATTATTCTTCAAAGCTTGAAAGAAATAAAGACAACAGCGACATTAAAATATTGTCTAATTTAAAAATGACAGCTTATATTATTCTTGGCTTTGCAGGATTATTGTATGGCGGAGAATTAGTAGTAAAAAGTGCAGTTTCCATTGCCAAAGTACTTGGGATTAGTGAGTTTCTCATATCTGCAACTATTATTGCTGTTGGCACTTCTTTGCCTGAATTAGTAACCAGTATTGTTGCAATGTTTAAAAAAAATGCTGATCTTGCCCTCGGCACCATTATAGGAAGCAATATATTTAATGTATTCTTTATTCTTGGGATAACTGCATTAATCGCGCCAATTAATGTTCCTTCATTTGTCAACTTTGATTTAATCATGCTTTTAATAACAACGTTGTTGTTGTTTATATTCATGTTTATGGGAGAAAAACATCGCTTAGAAAGATGGCAGGGTATTTGTTTTGTTCTGATGTATATTATTTATATTTATATTATTGTAATGCGGGGATGA
- a CDS encoding MFS transporter, with protein MEEDYDLQKSGEVQKPDQDTKAKIKLANQRIQEKLNKESMNNAIKEGSAFSVMSSFGQNYVSAFAIALQASNTQLSLLNSLPGLLTNSFQHLGIKLAEYFHSRKKIIVITVFLQAFTWLPLFVLPLIFKEYSFMFLITFLILFNLLGALHQSIWSSMMTDIVSSDFRGRYFGLRNKVIGGVAFVAEIIGGIILFIFEDINVWIGFGILFTVACIARLFSYYYMKKIIEPTFAPEEQKHFTVRQFIKSLKETNYGKFVVATSFLRFTVNIASPFFSAFILRDLGFSYLQYTLITAASTIASFMSMHYWGKYSDKYGHKRIAGITSWLIPLIPLGWAFTSNWYLIIGIQILSGISWAGFQLAESNYIYDSISPKIRSRGVAYANSMRNGMVFVGSILGGFLANYLPPLSFQASNLQLVFLISAALRVIAIVIYLPMFRELHQTSDGKKDHELFVELVAVRPISGLIFKAVRHVDKVTKLVKKTKSDDDSGIKIKDNVTIKLKDNPPLNPALKIYK; from the coding sequence ATGGAAGAAGATTACGATCTACAGAAATCTGGTGAAGTACAGAAGCCTGATCAAGATACCAAGGCTAAAATCAAGCTTGCTAATCAAAGAATTCAAGAAAAGCTGAACAAAGAAAGCATGAATAATGCAATTAAAGAAGGATCTGCGTTTTCAGTTATGAGCAGCTTTGGACAGAACTATGTTTCTGCATTTGCCATTGCTCTCCAAGCATCAAATACTCAATTATCATTGCTTAATTCATTGCCTGGGTTGCTTACAAACTCTTTTCAACACTTAGGGATAAAACTTGCAGAATACTTTCATAGCAGAAAAAAAATAATTGTCATAACGGTTTTTCTTCAAGCATTCACTTGGCTGCCCTTATTTGTACTTCCTTTAATCTTCAAAGAATATAGTTTTATGTTCTTGATAACGTTTCTTATTCTTTTTAATCTTCTTGGAGCATTGCATCAATCTATTTGGAGCAGTATGATGACTGATATTGTTTCAAGTGATTTTCGCGGCAGATATTTTGGATTGAGAAATAAAGTGATTGGAGGCGTAGCATTTGTTGCTGAGATTATCGGAGGTATTATTTTATTTATATTTGAAGATATCAATGTATGGATAGGGTTTGGCATTTTGTTTACCGTAGCATGCATAGCAAGGCTTTTTTCATACTATTACATGAAAAAAATTATTGAACCAACATTTGCTCCTGAAGAACAAAAGCATTTTACGGTCAGGCAATTTATTAAAAGCTTAAAGGAAACTAATTACGGGAAATTTGTCGTTGCTACTTCTTTTCTGAGATTTACCGTAAACATAGCTTCTCCTTTTTTCTCAGCGTTTATTTTGAGAGATTTAGGATTTTCTTACCTTCAATATACCCTTATTACCGCAGCGTCAACTATAGCTTCGTTCATGTCGATGCATTATTGGGGAAAATATAGTGATAAATATGGCCATAAACGGATTGCAGGAATTACAAGCTGGTTGATTCCGTTGATACCATTAGGATGGGCATTTACCTCAAATTGGTATCTGATTATTGGCATTCAGATTCTAAGCGGTATTTCATGGGCAGGATTCCAACTAGCAGAATCAAATTATATTTATGACTCCATCTCACCAAAAATCAGATCTCGAGGTGTTGCCTATGCTAATAGCATGCGAAATGGGATGGTATTTGTTGGTTCAATATTAGGCGGTTTCTTGGCAAATTACCTCCCTCCTCTCAGTTTTCAAGCTTCAAACCTGCAGTTAGTTTTCCTTATTTCTGCAGCGCTAAGGGTTATAGCGATTGTTATATACTTGCCTATGTTTAGAGAATTGCATCAAACATCTGATGGAAAAAAAGATCATGAATTATTCGTAGAATTGGTTGCAGTACGCCCAATCTCAGGACTTATTTTTAAAGCAGTGAGACACGTAGATAAAGTAACTAAATTGGTTAAAAAAACGAAAAGTGATGATGATAGTGGAATAAAAATAAAAGATAATGTAACTATCAAACTAAAAGACAACCCTCCTTTAAATCCTGCGCTAAAGATTTATAAATAA
- a CDS encoding cation:proton antiporter — translation MPQSSLTLIVIVLTVSLIMSELFYRLKYPRVIGQLVTGILFSFPLFKAFLTQDFLLDIKFLSDMGIVFLLLLAGMEIDLKKFKKSEKDSVIIAVSCALLPFLLGVVLMKLLGFSNIIAVVVGASLALTAEGTKLIVLLEMKALRTRVGTIMVEAGILDDIFEIGFLALVLLLANGTAQEVSVFPLKLIFFIVIVVATYLYLPKLLRLIHKEHNPVAVFSTVLVIGLIIALVSEQFGLGPIIGAFIAGIIIQIADKDKKEEHTIVNELKILTFALVIPFFFLNIGLHFDYTAILQNSWFVILVILVATIGKVLGAMAVTPLTDLSLKQTHLIGWGMNSRGAVELIIAEIARSSGIISIKIYSAIVAMTIFTTLIFPIILKKTVQQNRNILK, via the coding sequence ATGCCTCAATCCTCACTTACCCTTATTGTTATTGTCCTAACAGTTTCTTTAATTATGTCTGAACTTTTTTATCGCTTGAAATATCCGCGTGTTATAGGGCAGTTAGTAACAGGGATATTATTTTCATTTCCCTTGTTCAAAGCTTTTTTAACGCAGGATTTCCTTTTAGACATCAAATTTCTGTCAGATATGGGAATTGTGTTTTTGCTCCTTCTTGCTGGGATGGAAATTGACTTAAAAAAATTCAAAAAATCAGAAAAAGATTCAGTAATCATAGCTGTTTCTTGCGCGTTATTGCCTTTTCTTCTTGGCGTTGTTCTCATGAAACTATTAGGATTCTCAAATATTATCGCTGTTGTTGTCGGAGCATCGCTTGCATTAACTGCAGAAGGCACAAAATTAATTGTCCTGCTGGAGATGAAAGCATTGCGTACAAGAGTTGGAACTATTATGGTTGAAGCAGGAATCCTTGATGATATTTTTGAAATTGGTTTCCTTGCCTTAGTATTGTTGTTAGCAAATGGCACTGCTCAGGAGGTAAGTGTTTTTCCTTTAAAGCTGATATTTTTTATAGTTATAGTAGTAGCCACGTACCTTTACCTTCCTAAGCTCTTGCGCTTAATTCATAAAGAACATAACCCTGTTGCGGTATTTTCAACGGTATTGGTTATTGGATTAATTATTGCCTTGGTTTCAGAACAATTTGGTTTAGGTCCTATTATAGGTGCATTTATTGCAGGAATTATCATCCAAATTGCAGATAAAGATAAAAAAGAAGAGCACACCATTGTTAATGAATTAAAAATACTTACCTTTGCGTTAGTAATTCCATTCTTCTTCTTAAATATAGGGTTGCATTTTGATTATACAGCAATTCTTCAAAATAGCTGGTTTGTTATCTTAGTTATTCTTGTTGCCACTATCGGAAAAGTGCTTGGCGCCATGGCAGTTACACCATTGACTGATCTTTCTTTAAAGCAAACACATCTTATTGGTTGGGGAATGAATTCCCGCGGCGCAGTGGAATTAATTATTGCAGAAATTGCCCGTTCGAGCGGCATTATTTCTATAAAGATTTATTCTGCCATTGTTGCCATGACCATATTTACCACACTGATATTCCCTATTATATTAAAGAAAACTGTTCAGCAAAATAGGAATATTTTAAAGTAG
- the uppS gene encoding di-trans,poly-cis-decaprenylcistransferase translates to MTLMPKHIAIIMDGNRRYAKKNKLLLLEGHRKGAEKLKEVLAWCKEYNIKELTLYTFSIQNFSRIKDEVDYLMNLFREYFDAFFKDKIFDEDKIKVNIIGRKQLFPSDIQEKMNQVEEKTKNYSQHILNFAMGYGSREELVDAFQALAKKVENKTLSSEQITEETINPALYLSHAPDILIRTGGEKRLSNFLLWQCSYTELFFIDSFWPEFSKQEFTSIIKKFTERERRFGK, encoded by the coding sequence ATGACTTTAATGCCAAAACATATTGCTATTATTATGGATGGCAATCGAAGATATGCTAAGAAGAATAAACTTTTATTACTTGAAGGCCATCGTAAAGGCGCTGAAAAACTGAAAGAAGTTCTTGCATGGTGCAAGGAATACAACATCAAAGAGCTAACTTTGTACACTTTTTCTATACAAAACTTTTCAAGAATAAAAGACGAAGTAGATTACTTAATGAATTTGTTTAGAGAATATTTTGATGCGTTTTTCAAAGATAAAATCTTTGATGAAGATAAAATTAAAGTAAATATTATCGGAAGAAAGCAATTATTTCCAAGCGACATCCAGGAAAAAATGAATCAAGTGGAAGAGAAAACAAAAAACTATTCTCAACATATTCTTAATTTTGCTATGGGTTATGGAAGTCGAGAGGAACTTGTTGATGCATTCCAAGCATTAGCGAAAAAGGTTGAAAACAAAACTCTTTCTTCAGAACAAATTACAGAAGAGACCATTAACCCTGCTTTATATCTTTCTCATGCACCTGATATTTTAATTCGCACTGGAGGAGAAAAACGGCTTTCTAATTTCTTATTATGGCAGTGCAGTTATACTGAACTCTTTTTTATTGACAGTTTCTGGCCGGAATTTTCAAAACAGGAATTTACTTCAATCATTAAGAAGTTCACAGAACGAGAAAGAAGATTCGGGAAATAA
- a CDS encoding DNA-directed RNA polymerase subunit L encodes MEVKVLENTKHKLVVDFPGAETHTLFNLLAHQLRDDKEVKVGGYYIEHPLLNVPRLVVETKGKSPVKAVEDSLKAIHKLNDTFLKAVEKAIK; translated from the coding sequence ATGGAAGTTAAAGTATTAGAGAATACCAAACACAAACTTGTTGTTGATTTTCCTGGTGCAGAAACACATACCTTATTTAATCTTCTAGCGCATCAATTACGTGATGATAAAGAAGTTAAAGTAGGAGGATACTATATTGAGCATCCTTTACTCAATGTTCCTCGTTTAGTGGTTGAGACTAAAGGAAAATCACCAGTTAAAGCAGTTGAAGATTCACTTAAAGCCATTCATAAATTAAATGATACGTTCTTAAAAGCTGTTGAAAAAGCAATTAAATAA
- a CDS encoding TrmB family transcriptional regulator, with protein MLSKEEITQLLLEIGFSINEAKVYLGLLKLGSGSVSDLAKKVDVHRVNIYDALERLREKGLVSNVTRKEKNIFQAASPESLQDIIQKKQEKLDLINKHLPELMKQYNAAEEKQTVTYYKGRQGVINALTKFFANKKPIYCFGSTGSTRKYLQHHFEKFRRYIVGNNIPNKMIYHEGKRGSDVGFSNGEVRFVPDKYASPVVIDINEAYVLMIHVEDDDIEAIMIENKQIAFAYMQYFNFFWKMAKP; from the coding sequence ATGTTGTCAAAAGAAGAAATCACGCAATTATTGCTTGAGATTGGTTTTAGCATTAATGAGGCAAAAGTATATCTGGGATTATTAAAATTGGGTTCTGGCAGTGTCAGTGATCTGGCAAAGAAAGTAGACGTCCATAGAGTTAATATTTACGATGCTTTGGAGCGATTGCGGGAAAAAGGATTAGTAAGCAATGTCACAAGAAAAGAAAAAAATATATTTCAAGCAGCATCACCCGAATCATTGCAGGATATTATTCAGAAAAAACAGGAAAAGCTTGATCTTATCAACAAGCATCTGCCTGAATTAATGAAACAATATAATGCTGCTGAAGAAAAACAGACGGTAACCTATTACAAAGGGAGGCAGGGTGTTATTAATGCTCTGACAAAATTCTTTGCCAACAAAAAACCAATTTATTGCTTTGGCAGCACTGGTTCAACAAGAAAATATTTACAACATCATTTTGAAAAATTCAGAAGGTATATCGTTGGAAACAATATACCTAACAAAATGATTTATCATGAAGGCAAACGAGGATCAGATGTTGGGTTTAGCAATGGTGAAGTACGATTTGTTCCTGATAAATATGCCAGTCCTGTTGTTATTGATATTAATGAAGCTTATGTTTTGATGATCCATGTAGAAGATGATGATATTGAAGCGATTATGATTGAAAACAAGCAGATAGCATTTGCGTATATGCAGTATTTCAACTTCTTTTGGAAGATGGCAAAGCCTTAG
- a CDS encoding type II toxin-antitoxin system VapC family toxin: MTLILDTSILIDLERKRKSTLERLSELCKNYPDTPKIAFITLFEILLGSKEKNKTNQQKCLEFVKQFTVLQTSTKTAPILAELKYKYDQKGIPLSLSDSLIAALAIENGLILVTKDKDFNNITEIRKIILN; encoded by the coding sequence ATGACACTTATACTGGATACATCAATACTTATTGATTTAGAAAGAAAAAGAAAATCAACATTAGAAAGATTATCTGAATTATGCAAGAATTATCCTGACACTCCAAAGATTGCGTTTATTACGTTATTTGAAATCCTTCTTGGATCAAAAGAGAAAAATAAAACAAATCAGCAGAAATGTTTAGAGTTTGTTAAACAATTCACCGTATTGCAGACATCAACAAAAACTGCCCCAATACTTGCTGAATTAAAATATAAATATGATCAAAAAGGGATTCCATTATCACTTTCTGATTCGCTTATTGCGGCATTAGCAATTGAGAATGGCTTAATTCTTGTTACTAAAGATAAAGATTTTAATAATATAACTGAGATAAGAAAGATTATATTAAATTAG